The DNA window ttgtacaaataaatgtatatatattaaaaataaaaaaaaatataaattatataagaacaaaatattcttatcatgtattttattcCTGAGATAAGCACCTTTCCATTAATAATTTCGTTAATTGTAAATTCAGTATATTCTGATTTAGCATCATCAGATTTTATGTCTGAAGTAATATCATGACGAAACcaaaatttctctaatttaacTGCATCTCTTTTTTGTGCTTTGACCATATTTTGATCAACTTTGCTGATtggaattaaaagatttaatttgtaaCTCAATATAACCCTCGTCAATAGTACTGTAAAACAAACTATTGCAGCATTTTCGAAGTCTGTGATTTGAACTTCACATGGACGAAATTCTACACGCCACCCGATAGAAGAGTTTGGCGGTGGTGGTTTAAAACGCATAGTTTGCCAATTTGTAGATTGTATAttctaaaacaataatatattttataattgtaaacatTGTATTCTACAACCGCGCGCAATTAATATCCATAAGTTAGGATTACAATTGTAATCTTACCTCAAAGTGATCAGTATCCTCCAAATCGTCCTGATGTACTTTTTCGGAAAATAAAGATACACTATCTCTGATAAACAAATGAGCAATGTGTTGTGCGAGCAAATGATCGATTTCATTATCCAAAAGCtgcttatatatttcatcatcatatattacagggatatcattatatttttccccTTCTTTGCTAAGATACGAATCGATAGAATCATATCTAGACTTAttgattctaaatttattttccttaaGAGGTTTCAATCCGCGTTCCTCTTGTGTTCTGCAGTCCACTGATGAGGATATGACGCTCCACCGACAATCAACATCGCTTATATAACCGCGATAAAACGGACTGGCTGCAGTTAAAGCCAACTGTCGAATGTTAAAGAAATGTTCTGTAACGTATGcatgaaaaaaacattctgACAGtatgttattgttatataaaaaaagtaaaaaaattaacaataatattatttaacactaCCATGATTGGACATAAAGGTGTCAGTTGATCATATAATGTTCTTGCTTCTTGTATGTTGCATGCTTGAAAAGTGAGTTGTAAACAACAACATCCCATCCCAAAACCCATTGCATCCATGTAAATGTGATTATCTTTAGATGCCTTAGAGGAAGATCCATCATCTCCTTTGTTGGTAAGATCTTCTCTGAACAACAGCggcatatttttatctctataaactataaaaa is part of the Cataglyphis hispanica isolate Lineage 1 chromosome 1, ULB_Chis1_1.0, whole genome shotgun sequence genome and encodes:
- the LOC126850163 gene encoding glutamate--cysteine ligase catalytic subunit isoform X2; the encoded protein is MKKKMKIQRTPGKPYGGLLAHFNVVEANMRYRRQEASKLLQPNEVLMSLTVFPRIGAPDFTDPPTYPTFNTGASKSLFFPDEAIYPGHPRFKTLTRNIRERRGEKVAINIPIYRDKNMPLLFREDLTNKGDDGSSSKASKDNHIYMDAMGFGMGCCCLQLTFQACNIQEARTLYDQLTPLCPIMLALTAASPFYRGYISDVDCRWSVISSSVDCRTQEERGLKPLKENKFRINKSRYDSIDSYLSKEGEKYNDIPVIYDDEIYKQLLDNEIDHLLAQHIAHLFIRDSVSLFSEKVHQDDLEDTDHFENIQSTNWQTMRFKPPPPNSSIGWRVEFRPCEVQITDFENAAIVCFTVLLTRVILSYKLNLLIPISKVDQNMVKAQKRDAVKLEKFWFRHDITSDIKSDDAKSEYTEFTINEIINGKDGIFPGLVPLVNSYLSNMDVDADTHCTIQRYIKLIQKRASGELLTTAAWLRKEVTLHPEYKHDAVITQHINYDLLKKIHSIVSNDVLCPELLGQCISSKTTDTIPAAVAKAEKCSTANC